Proteins from a single region of Pseudarthrobacter sp. NIBRBAC000502772:
- a CDS encoding zinc-dependent dehydrogenase: MKAARLHSPGNITVDDIPRPTADAGDIIIRVRAASICGTDRRIAANGHFKLPEGTPRVLGHEFAGEIVEAGSEVTGYAVGDRVSVTPNVGCGTCPNCLVGLNNMCPSYEAFGITMDGGFQEYVRIPRFALNRGNVFHLPETVGYAEAALVEPLSCCYNAVSKLDVRPDSTVLIMGAGPIGACHVMLAKLYGARKVIVSNNRQPRLDFAGTLGADVLVNLTERDLATVVAEETGGLGVDVALTCVSKPEVQAQAVDLLATHGRVNFFAGLGKAQPVALDTNRVHYQGLTLTGTTGSSNSDYASALSLVGEGRLDLSPLISQTFTLDDIEKAMDYAGSGQGMKAMILFESN; this comes from the coding sequence ATGAAAGCCGCACGGCTTCACTCCCCCGGAAATATCACGGTCGATGACATCCCCAGACCGACAGCCGACGCGGGAGACATCATCATCAGAGTCCGGGCCGCTTCGATCTGCGGCACAGACCGTCGGATTGCCGCCAACGGGCATTTCAAGCTTCCGGAAGGGACTCCGCGTGTTCTTGGGCACGAGTTTGCCGGCGAGATTGTGGAGGCGGGCAGCGAGGTCACTGGTTACGCCGTCGGAGACCGCGTCAGTGTCACGCCCAACGTCGGCTGCGGAACGTGCCCCAACTGCCTCGTTGGGCTGAACAACATGTGCCCCTCCTATGAAGCCTTCGGCATCACCATGGACGGGGGCTTCCAGGAGTACGTCCGGATACCCCGCTTTGCCCTCAACCGAGGCAACGTGTTCCATCTGCCGGAGACTGTGGGCTATGCCGAGGCCGCACTGGTCGAACCACTCTCGTGCTGCTACAACGCGGTCAGCAAACTTGATGTCCGACCGGACTCCACCGTGCTGATCATGGGTGCCGGACCCATCGGGGCCTGTCACGTCATGCTGGCAAAGCTCTACGGCGCCCGGAAAGTCATCGTTTCGAACAACCGGCAACCGCGGCTCGACTTCGCGGGTACTCTCGGCGCCGATGTGCTGGTCAACCTCACCGAACGCGACCTGGCCACTGTCGTGGCCGAGGAAACCGGTGGTCTGGGAGTTGATGTTGCCCTGACCTGCGTCTCCAAGCCCGAGGTACAGGCTCAGGCCGTCGACCTGCTGGCAACGCACGGAAGAGTCAATTTCTTTGCCGGACTCGGCAAAGCGCAACCTGTTGCCCTTGACACCAACCGGGTCCACTACCAGGGCTTGACTCTGACCGGTACAACGGGTTCCAGCAATTCCGATTATGCATCAGCCCTCAGCCTCGTCGGGGAGGGCAGGCTGGACCTCTCGCCACTGATCAGCCAGACGTTCACACTGGATGACATCGAAAAGGCCATGGACTACGCCGGATCAGGCCAAGGGATGAAGGCCATGATCCTCTTCGAATCGAACTAA
- the glpK gene encoding glycerol kinase GlpK, whose amino-acid sequence MTTKYIMALDAGTTGIRAIIYDSKVEIVGEASQEFTQIYPKPGWVEHDPMEIWNTQLAVARRALQGAGIDPHDIGAIGVTNQRETTVVWDRDTGKPIMNAIVWQDRRTAGVCDGLKEKGLEEHVRSTTGLVIDAYFSGTKIAWILDNVPGARARAEAGELCFGTIDSWIIWNLTAGAAHVTDYSNAARTMLFDINTLDWDDKLLGELGVPRLMLPDVRPSSEVYGHTCDGIFAGAHIPVASAIGDQQAALFGQACFDRGMVKATYGTGASLVMNTGDKPVSSANGMLTTIAWGINGEVEYALEGLIFVAAASIQWLRDELRVIYDSADSEYAAMRVEDSGGVYVVPAFTGLAAPYWDPYARGAILGLTRGSSRNHIIRATLESIAFQIKDVINCMEADAGLPVSEIRVDGGAVRNNFLMQFQADMVNVPVLRPRQVESTARGAALLAGLACGFWASKDELRDTFALDRAFTPDMSEEKRSALYAGWQKAVTRACNWEEHEPATPSTTNP is encoded by the coding sequence ATGACAACGAAGTACATCATGGCGCTGGATGCCGGGACAACCGGTATCCGGGCAATCATCTATGACTCAAAGGTAGAGATCGTAGGCGAAGCGAGCCAGGAGTTCACCCAGATCTACCCCAAGCCGGGGTGGGTGGAACACGATCCCATGGAAATCTGGAATACACAACTGGCCGTGGCACGGCGTGCCCTTCAGGGAGCCGGGATCGATCCGCACGACATCGGTGCGATCGGCGTCACGAACCAGCGTGAAACCACAGTCGTCTGGGACAGGGACACGGGCAAGCCCATCATGAACGCCATCGTGTGGCAGGACAGGCGCACGGCCGGAGTATGCGACGGCCTCAAAGAGAAGGGTCTGGAGGAGCATGTCCGGTCCACGACCGGGCTGGTCATCGACGCCTACTTCTCCGGCACCAAAATCGCGTGGATCCTGGACAACGTCCCCGGTGCACGGGCCCGTGCGGAGGCCGGCGAGCTGTGCTTCGGCACCATCGACAGCTGGATCATTTGGAACCTGACTGCCGGGGCCGCGCATGTCACCGATTACTCCAACGCGGCGAGGACGATGCTCTTCGACATCAACACCCTGGACTGGGACGACAAACTCCTCGGTGAGCTGGGCGTACCCCGTCTAATGCTCCCCGACGTCCGGCCAAGCAGCGAAGTCTACGGACACACCTGCGACGGAATCTTTGCGGGCGCCCATATCCCGGTCGCCTCGGCAATCGGAGACCAGCAGGCGGCTCTGTTCGGGCAGGCGTGCTTCGACCGCGGCATGGTCAAGGCGACTTACGGCACCGGCGCCAGTCTGGTCATGAATACCGGCGACAAACCAGTCAGCTCGGCGAACGGAATGCTGACCACCATTGCCTGGGGAATCAACGGCGAAGTTGAATATGCGCTTGAAGGACTGATTTTCGTGGCCGCGGCGTCCATCCAATGGCTACGGGATGAGCTCCGGGTCATCTATGATTCGGCCGACAGTGAGTACGCCGCAATGCGGGTGGAGGATTCCGGCGGGGTATACGTTGTTCCCGCGTTCACCGGCCTGGCCGCGCCGTACTGGGACCCGTATGCCCGCGGCGCGATCCTCGGACTCACCCGTGGCTCGAGCCGCAACCACATCATCCGGGCCACGCTCGAATCCATTGCGTTCCAGATCAAGGACGTCATCAATTGCATGGAGGCCGATGCCGGACTCCCCGTCTCCGAAATCCGTGTCGACGGCGGTGCGGTGCGGAACAACTTCCTCATGCAGTTCCAGGCCGACATGGTCAACGTCCCGGTCCTCCGTCCCCGGCAAGTCGAATCCACGGCACGCGGAGCCGCGCTTCTGGCGGGCCTTGCCTGTGGGTTCTGGGCGAGCAAAGACGAACTGCGTGACACATTCGCACTTGACCGGGCCTTCACCCCGGACATGTCTGAAGAAAAACGCTCTGCCCTGTACGCCGGGTGGCAAAAGGCCGTCACCCGCGCCTGCAACTGGGAAGAGCACGAACCCGCCACCCCATCTACCACCAATCCCTAG
- a CDS encoding galactitol-1-phosphate 5-dehydrogenase has product MKAAILNGLNDLEYADIPEPEPVGENPVLIRVGAVGVCGSDVLRYGHGKAYHYPLVLGHEFSAIVEEAPDSPHLSAGDRAAVFPLLHRHGDPMSEIGEYALGTGYDYFGSRRHGAMSERMWVPEQSIFRVPNDMPLTHAAMVEPAGVALHAMLKVQIPTHATALVIGAGPIGALAAQWLRILGCSRVLVADIDDRKLETMSRLGFETIDAKTGDTADLARAATDGWGPQIVVEATGNPKALIQAIESASVQGQVVLLGDLSGDLHLAKDTVSSLLRRELRLYGTWNAKVTPKGRSEWDMVIAHLGRDLHVDELISHVRPLGEAPAVFRRLTDRSIWYNKVLFAVAAEAQEEVRTS; this is encoded by the coding sequence ATGAAGGCTGCAATCCTCAACGGACTCAACGACCTTGAATATGCGGACATTCCGGAGCCGGAACCGGTCGGCGAAAACCCTGTCCTGATCCGTGTCGGCGCCGTCGGCGTCTGCGGATCAGACGTCCTGCGCTACGGACACGGCAAGGCCTATCATTACCCTCTGGTGCTCGGACATGAATTTTCGGCCATCGTCGAGGAAGCCCCCGACAGCCCCCACCTGAGCGCCGGGGACCGGGCGGCCGTCTTCCCTTTGCTGCACAGGCACGGGGATCCCATGTCCGAAATCGGCGAATACGCTCTCGGCACCGGATACGACTACTTCGGGTCTCGACGTCACGGGGCAATGTCCGAACGGATGTGGGTTCCCGAACAAAGCATTTTCCGGGTTCCGAACGACATGCCCCTGACGCACGCGGCAATGGTCGAGCCCGCCGGGGTGGCCCTGCACGCAATGCTTAAAGTGCAGATCCCAACCCATGCCACCGCCCTCGTGATTGGGGCTGGCCCGATCGGCGCCCTGGCCGCTCAATGGCTGCGAATCCTTGGTTGCTCCCGCGTCTTGGTGGCGGACATCGACGACCGAAAGCTCGAGACCATGTCGCGGCTCGGTTTCGAAACCATTGACGCCAAGACCGGCGACACCGCAGATCTTGCCCGAGCAGCCACGGACGGCTGGGGCCCGCAGATCGTTGTCGAGGCCACCGGCAACCCGAAAGCGCTCATCCAGGCCATTGAATCAGCCTCGGTCCAGGGACAAGTCGTCCTGCTCGGTGACCTAAGTGGCGACCTGCACCTGGCCAAGGACACAGTCTCGTCCCTACTTCGGCGGGAACTGAGACTGTACGGGACGTGGAACGCCAAGGTCACCCCGAAGGGCCGCAGCGAATGGGACATGGTCATCGCCCACCTCGGCCGCGACCTGCACGTGGACGAACTGATCAGCCACGTCCGCCCCCTGGGCGAAGCACCGGCCGTGTTCCGCCGTCTTACGGACCGCTCCATCTGGTACAACAAGGTGCTCTTCGCCGTGGCCGCCGAGGCGCAGGAAGAGGTACGCACATCATGA
- a CDS encoding SDR family oxidoreductase has product MSETYVPQTGVALAGKVAIISGAASGIGEAVARIFAANESKVLLVDIDEERLEKVTASIRGYGRGDVHSILADVTDEQSVVDLFAWAKTNWGSVDLIVNSAGRDSLAPPVVDVTLDEWNKTMTPNLTAVFLMCREAFRIMEKQENGGRIINMGSSSARVASGPGHSPYRASKHGLMGFSKNILLEGKDKKIGVTVINPSHVKTPMTEIIDKGLYDGDVPAYIDGWLDKKEIEEGIHASCIEVDNVAEITLFVATRTPDVTIPQIALYPTHKAHRYGMEV; this is encoded by the coding sequence ATGAGCGAAACATACGTCCCCCAGACCGGAGTCGCCCTGGCCGGCAAAGTCGCCATCATCAGCGGCGCAGCTTCCGGAATCGGCGAAGCCGTCGCCCGGATCTTCGCAGCCAACGAAAGCAAGGTCCTCCTGGTCGACATCGACGAAGAACGACTCGAGAAGGTCACCGCAAGCATCCGCGGCTACGGCCGCGGGGACGTCCATTCCATTCTCGCCGACGTCACCGACGAACAGTCCGTAGTCGACCTGTTCGCGTGGGCCAAAACCAACTGGGGAAGTGTAGACCTGATCGTCAACAGCGCCGGTCGTGACTCACTGGCGCCGCCCGTCGTCGACGTCACCCTGGATGAGTGGAACAAGACCATGACTCCGAACCTGACCGCTGTCTTCCTGATGTGCAGGGAGGCCTTCCGGATCATGGAGAAGCAGGAAAACGGCGGCCGCATCATCAACATGGGATCGTCCTCCGCCCGTGTTGCCTCCGGCCCGGGCCACAGCCCCTACCGCGCCTCAAAGCACGGTCTGATGGGGTTCAGCAAGAACATCCTCCTGGAGGGCAAAGACAAGAAGATCGGCGTCACTGTCATCAACCCCTCCCATGTCAAGACTCCGATGACCGAGATCATCGACAAGGGTCTGTACGACGGCGACGTCCCGGCCTACATCGACGGCTGGCTCGACAAGAAGGAAATCGAGGAAGGTATCCACGCCAGCTGCATCGAAGTGGACAACGTTGCCGAAATCACCCTGTTCGTTGCCACCCGCACCCCGGACGTCACCATCCCCCAGATCGCGCTTTATCCCACGCACAAGGCCCACCGCTACGGCATGGAGGTCTAA
- the eda gene encoding bifunctional 4-hydroxy-2-oxoglutarate aldolase/2-dehydro-3-deoxy-phosphogluconate aldolase, with protein sequence MNAEDLLQRLRELAIVPVIEIEYADDAIPLGKTLVDAGLPVAEITFRTPVAADAIARMVDNVPGLLVGAGTILSEEDVDAAADAGAHFIVSPGLNASVVERARQRSIPIIPGVTSPSEIEAARSLGLRLLKLFPAEAIGGIPLVKALSAPYPDVSFMPTGGITADTVSAWLAQPSVAACGGSWIATKDAVTGRRWEEITTKAGQAAELAASSPRSHTAGTRA encoded by the coding sequence ATGAACGCCGAGGACCTGCTCCAGAGACTTCGCGAACTCGCGATAGTGCCCGTCATCGAAATCGAATATGCAGACGACGCAATTCCGCTGGGCAAGACACTTGTCGACGCGGGCCTTCCCGTCGCGGAGATCACCTTCAGAACCCCCGTCGCGGCCGACGCCATCGCCCGCATGGTGGACAACGTCCCAGGACTGCTGGTCGGGGCCGGGACCATCCTGTCCGAAGAAGACGTCGACGCAGCAGCAGACGCCGGTGCACACTTCATCGTCTCCCCGGGGCTCAACGCCTCGGTCGTGGAGCGGGCCAGGCAACGCTCCATCCCTATCATTCCAGGCGTCACCTCGCCGTCAGAAATCGAGGCGGCGCGGTCCCTTGGGCTGCGTTTACTCAAGCTCTTCCCGGCCGAGGCCATCGGTGGCATACCCCTGGTCAAGGCCCTCAGCGCCCCGTACCCGGACGTGTCGTTCATGCCCACCGGCGGGATCACCGCAGACACCGTCTCAGCGTGGTTGGCCCAGCCATCCGTGGCCGCCTGCGGCGGATCCTGGATCGCCACCAAGGATGCCGTAACCGGCCGGCGCTGGGAGGAAATCACCACCAAGGCAGGCCAAGCAGCTGAACTCGCCGCCAGCTCCCCTCGCTCCCACACGGCGGGAACCCGGGCCTAA
- a CDS encoding MBL fold metallo-hydrolase codes for MANFSGEQRHRVTVAHAAASDGGVIDVDEPTVPSEADGDPVNFPLVRLIPDGPAADYLTAAAAPSGDVRFWWLGQAGFALEHDGRRILIDPYLSDSLATKYAGTIFPHTRLHPVPVDPEQMVGIQAVLHSHAHTDHLDPETVRALQTRNRPFFLAPRARTQVAMDRHIPVELLIPVTAGSSVELASDISVTVVPAAHEDLETDINGDSVFLGYIIDIAGVKIYHSGDCVPYQGQAELLRNMRVDLALLPINGRDSHRLQNGVPGNFTVNEALELCAAADIPAVVGHHFGLFDFNTVDPGVAAQELTRLAGDVQWTLPSLGQAYHITPARTANIPQNERRQTA; via the coding sequence GTGGCAAACTTCTCCGGGGAACAGCGCCACCGTGTCACCGTCGCACACGCGGCAGCCTCCGATGGCGGCGTGATCGACGTGGACGAACCGACCGTTCCCTCCGAAGCGGATGGTGACCCTGTGAACTTCCCTCTGGTCCGCCTAATTCCCGACGGACCGGCTGCAGACTACCTCACCGCTGCCGCCGCTCCATCGGGGGACGTCAGGTTCTGGTGGTTGGGCCAGGCCGGATTTGCTCTGGAACACGACGGACGCCGGATACTCATTGATCCCTATCTCTCGGACAGTCTCGCCACCAAATACGCGGGGACCATCTTCCCGCACACTCGCCTTCATCCAGTCCCTGTGGACCCGGAACAGATGGTGGGCATACAGGCTGTCCTTCACAGCCACGCCCATACTGACCATTTGGATCCGGAGACCGTCCGGGCCCTGCAGACGAGGAACCGTCCTTTCTTCCTTGCCCCCAGGGCACGAACCCAGGTGGCCATGGACCGGCACATCCCCGTCGAGCTGTTGATTCCGGTCACAGCCGGCAGCAGCGTGGAACTAGCCAGCGACATCAGCGTCACCGTCGTCCCGGCAGCCCACGAAGATCTGGAAACCGACATCAACGGGGATTCCGTTTTCCTGGGCTACATCATCGACATCGCAGGCGTGAAGATATACCACTCTGGCGACTGCGTCCCCTACCAGGGCCAGGCAGAACTCCTCCGCAACATGCGGGTCGACCTTGCGCTGCTCCCCATCAACGGCAGGGACAGCCACCGGCTTCAGAACGGGGTGCCAGGGAACTTCACGGTAAATGAAGCCCTCGAACTGTGCGCGGCGGCGGACATCCCGGCCGTCGTCGGGCACCACTTCGGCCTCTTTGACTTCAACACAGTAGACCCCGGCGTCGCGGCACAGGAGCTCACGCGCTTAGCCGGCGACGTGCAGTGGACGCTCCCGTCCCTCGGACAGGCCTACCACATCACCCCCGCCCGGACAGCCAACATCCCGCAGAACGAAAGAAGGCAAACGGCATGA
- a CDS encoding substrate-binding domain-containing protein — MFQRRNRYRGSAAVAVLACLVALTTACGPAPASQTSQADSEASAAFTAKVTADVAAATAPQTTTTNPVPASASLSNGPKKIVIIPCSMAVEGCARPARSTQEASRLLGWDASIDDPASDSTKISAAIQRAVSRKVDAIALTSIDAAAVQGDIKSARDAGIAVTCNMCGNKDDLYQSLIPALDANNKAGYLLGEFAFLEARKRFNSAPKFIVLTDPEFDTVKARVSGLKQFIEDCKAAGAGCEQVAESSFLAGEISTVAPGRVAQLARSNPRYNVLFAGFDAAMLFFSQGLQQAGLADSKKAFGISVDADVANTEMIRKGGFQAASIGFAFGRAGYGQVDNLNRIFSGQKPQDQGITGKLVTAENAPASGGWDGDFDGVALYKGLWKVG, encoded by the coding sequence ATGTTTCAACGGAGAAACCGCTACCGGGGGAGCGCGGCAGTAGCCGTGCTTGCCTGCCTTGTCGCACTGACCACGGCCTGCGGTCCCGCCCCGGCCAGCCAGACGTCACAGGCAGACTCCGAGGCGTCAGCGGCGTTCACGGCAAAAGTCACCGCCGACGTCGCAGCTGCAACCGCACCGCAGACCACCACGACCAACCCCGTCCCAGCCAGCGCATCGCTCTCCAACGGGCCCAAGAAGATCGTGATCATTCCTTGTTCCATGGCCGTGGAAGGGTGCGCGCGGCCGGCCCGTTCAACGCAGGAAGCCTCGCGGCTGCTTGGCTGGGACGCGAGCATCGACGACCCCGCGAGCGACAGCACCAAGATCTCCGCGGCCATCCAGCGGGCAGTCTCCCGGAAAGTCGATGCCATTGCGTTGACGTCCATCGACGCCGCTGCAGTTCAGGGTGACATCAAGTCGGCCAGGGATGCAGGCATCGCCGTCACCTGCAACATGTGCGGCAACAAGGATGACCTTTACCAGTCGCTGATTCCAGCTCTGGACGCAAACAACAAAGCAGGATACCTCTTGGGGGAGTTCGCGTTCCTTGAAGCGCGCAAGCGTTTCAATTCAGCACCGAAATTCATCGTCCTGACCGATCCGGAATTCGACACCGTGAAGGCGCGCGTGAGCGGCCTCAAACAGTTCATTGAGGACTGCAAAGCTGCCGGAGCAGGTTGCGAGCAGGTAGCCGAGAGCTCGTTCCTGGCAGGTGAAATCAGCACCGTCGCGCCAGGGCGCGTTGCCCAGTTGGCCCGCAGCAACCCGCGCTACAACGTGCTGTTCGCAGGATTCGACGCGGCCATGCTGTTCTTCTCCCAGGGGCTACAGCAGGCAGGGCTGGCTGATTCCAAGAAAGCTTTCGGAATTTCGGTGGACGCCGACGTGGCCAATACCGAGATGATCCGCAAGGGGGGTTTCCAGGCGGCGTCCATCGGATTCGCCTTCGGCCGTGCAGGTTACGGCCAGGTGGACAATCTCAACAGGATCTTCAGTGGCCAGAAGCCGCAGGACCAGGGCATCACCGGCAAGCTCGTTACAGCGGAGAACGCCCCGGCTTCCGGCGGCTGGGATGGAGACTTCGACGGAGTCGCCCTTTACAAGGGACTGTGGAAGGTCGGCTGA
- the glmS gene encoding glutamine--fructose-6-phosphate transaminase (isomerizing) produces MCGIVGYVGSVNQDQGNIGNRALNVVLGGLSRLEYRGYDSAGVAVLADRGISSRKKAGKLANLENLLRSNPLPPAQVAIGHTRWATHGAPTDANAHPHLADDGRLAVIHNGIIENSGPLRSCLTARGHVFLSETDTEVAAALLADVYLTLGGDQAGGDALAAAMRRTCAELEGSFTLLAVHSNHPGLIVAARRNSPLVVGRGERENFLGSDVSAFIDSTRRAIELGQDQVVSLTADEVTITDFHGKRAAGKEFVVDWDASSATKDGHSSFMAKEIQEQPEAVRRTLRGRIGADGTLSLGQLGISDAALAGVRKIIVVACGTASYAGQIAKYAIERWSRIPVEVDFAHEFRYRCPMLDDRTLVIAISQSGETMDTLMAVRYALEQGAKVLAICNTVGATIPRESDGVLYTHAGPEVAVASTKAFLTQVTAALLLALYLAQLRGTGDPLEISGAILELGGMPEKIQRALAAEEQIAALAESLADTTAVLFIGRHVGHPVAMEGALKLKELAYIHAEGFAAGELKHGPIALIEPGQPVIVIVPSLVRSRTLHAKMMSTIQEIKARGGRVISVCEEGDAVTGAWADVVVAVPASNPLLAPLLTTIPLQIFAARLADAKGLDIDQPRNLAKSVTVE; encoded by the coding sequence ATGTGTGGAATCGTGGGATATGTCGGAAGCGTCAACCAAGACCAGGGCAATATCGGAAATCGTGCCCTGAACGTCGTCCTCGGTGGCTTGAGCCGCCTTGAATACAGGGGGTACGACTCGGCGGGCGTGGCCGTGCTCGCTGACCGCGGGATCAGCTCCCGAAAGAAAGCTGGAAAGTTAGCGAATCTTGAAAACCTTCTCCGCTCCAACCCGCTGCCCCCCGCGCAGGTAGCCATAGGCCATACGCGGTGGGCCACGCACGGGGCGCCGACGGACGCGAACGCCCATCCGCACCTTGCTGATGATGGCCGATTGGCAGTCATTCACAACGGGATCATCGAAAATTCCGGCCCGTTGCGGAGCTGCTTGACGGCCCGTGGCCACGTGTTTCTCTCGGAGACCGACACCGAAGTCGCAGCTGCACTACTGGCTGATGTCTACCTCACCCTGGGTGGGGATCAGGCTGGCGGTGATGCTCTGGCGGCAGCCATGCGCCGTACCTGCGCGGAGCTGGAGGGGTCCTTCACGCTTCTTGCGGTACATAGCAATCATCCCGGACTCATCGTCGCGGCGCGGAGGAATTCCCCGCTCGTGGTTGGCCGGGGTGAACGCGAAAATTTTCTCGGATCGGATGTGTCGGCGTTCATAGACTCAACCCGCCGCGCCATTGAGCTCGGGCAGGATCAGGTTGTCAGCCTCACGGCTGACGAAGTGACCATCACTGATTTCCACGGCAAACGTGCTGCCGGTAAGGAATTCGTCGTCGACTGGGACGCCAGTTCGGCCACGAAGGATGGCCATTCATCGTTCATGGCGAAGGAGATCCAGGAGCAGCCAGAAGCGGTCCGCCGCACTCTCCGAGGGAGGATCGGCGCAGACGGGACGCTGTCTCTGGGCCAGCTTGGAATCAGTGACGCAGCTCTGGCCGGCGTCCGGAAGATCATCGTCGTGGCCTGCGGTACGGCCTCCTATGCCGGGCAGATTGCGAAATACGCCATAGAGCGCTGGTCCAGGATTCCGGTTGAAGTCGACTTTGCCCACGAGTTCCGTTACCGCTGTCCGATGCTTGATGACAGGACGCTGGTGATAGCCATATCGCAGTCCGGCGAGACGATGGACACGCTGATGGCCGTGCGGTACGCCCTTGAACAAGGAGCCAAGGTGCTCGCCATCTGCAACACCGTGGGAGCGACTATTCCGCGTGAATCCGACGGTGTGTTGTACACGCATGCAGGTCCTGAGGTGGCCGTGGCCTCCACTAAGGCGTTCCTTACCCAGGTGACAGCCGCGCTCCTGCTCGCTCTCTATCTTGCCCAGTTGCGGGGGACCGGGGACCCGCTGGAAATTTCCGGGGCAATCCTCGAACTAGGAGGCATGCCGGAAAAGATCCAACGGGCACTGGCGGCGGAGGAACAGATCGCCGCGCTCGCCGAATCGCTGGCCGATACGACGGCGGTACTCTTCATCGGTAGGCATGTCGGGCACCCGGTGGCCATGGAGGGGGCCCTGAAGCTGAAGGAGTTGGCGTACATTCACGCCGAAGGCTTTGCGGCCGGCGAGCTTAAGCATGGTCCCATTGCCCTCATCGAGCCCGGACAGCCGGTCATCGTCATTGTGCCCTCACTCGTGAGGAGTCGGACCCTTCACGCGAAGATGATGTCGACGATCCAGGAGATCAAGGCGCGCGGCGGTCGCGTCATCAGCGTCTGTGAGGAAGGGGACGCAGTGACTGGGGCGTGGGCGGATGTGGTCGTGGCCGTGCCGGCATCAAACCCGCTCCTGGCGCCACTACTAACCACCATCCCGCTGCAAATTTTTGCTGCCAGGCTGGCGGACGCGAAGGGGCTGGACATTGACCAGCCTCGGAACCTCGCCAAGTCAGTCACCGTAGAATAG